The sequence AATTACTATGAAATTTTGGGCGTCAAGCCTACAGCAACAGCTGACGAAATTCGAGCAGCCTATCTACGGTTGTGCAAAGACCTGCATCCAGATAAGTTGCCCCACCTAAATGAGAATCTACGTAAGATTGCAGAGGAGCAGCTTAAGGTAATCAATCAGGCTTATGCGACTCTCAAGGATGAGACACTGAGAGCAATTTATGACCAGATGATTGGTGTACAAGTGCCGTCCCCTAAACCTACTAGAGCCACTAATCTGACATTTGATGAACTGCTTTCTTCATCAGTACTAGAGGAGGGATTTCGTGACCTTGTCAAGGAAGAAGAAAGGTTGTGGAGAGACTTAACAAGAGAATTATATTCTTTGCGAAGAAAGCACAACATAAAGGAGAGTCAAAGTTTTCTTGAACTCATATTCCCCAGTGATTTAGCCGATAGATTGTCTCAAATAGCTTTAACTATGATTTTTCTGGTGATACTCCTAGTTTTCCCAGTACTACTAGTAGCATTTTTGAGCTTTTGCATCGTTGGCACCTTTAGATTGATATGTGAAAACGGTGAGCTTAAGCTTAGTGATGATGTTCGCCAAAAACTAGAGAAAGAAGAACTCATTTTTTCTCGGCTAGTCCAACAGTACTGGCAAGTGTCCAAGTCTTTCAGTCTAAGCTTTGCAATCCATAAAGTTTTTGGCCGCATCTATCCGAGCGCCTATGTAGCCGAAGTGACCAAGAGCCGCCGGAAGTTTGATAAAAAGCTTGCAGAGTTATTGAATCACAGGAAAAGAATAGCTAAATTATGCAAAGACCTTGATCCCAGCTCTCTAACAGTAGAATTTGTTTCTCATTTATCGGCATCAGA is a genomic window of Gloeomargarita sp. SKYB120 containing:
- a CDS encoding DnaJ domain-containing protein, which codes for MNYYEILGVKPTATADEIRAAYLRLCKDLHPDKLPHLNENLRKIAEEQLKVINQAYATLKDETLRAIYDQMIGVQVPSPKPTRATNLTFDELLSSSVLEEGFRDLVKEEERLWRDLTRELYSLRRKHNIKESQSFLELIFPSDLADRLSQIALTMIFLVILLVFPVLLVAFLSFCIVGTFRLICENGELKLSDDVRQKLEKEELIFSRLVQQYWQVSKSFSLSFAIHKVFGRIYPSAYVAEVTKSRRKFDKKLAELLNHRKRIAKLCKDLDPSSLTVEFVSHLSASERLILVRILQQKIHEIKEQTEALVATLIGLVGTAVLISILFGSFGASRRRF